Part of the Actinomycetota bacterium genome is shown below.
ACAAGGAGCTCAAGTCCCTGATAAGGGAGCTTGTCACCCAGGAGCAGGAGTTTAGTTATCAGCGCCGCATATTGCACGGCAAGATCGATATCCTGAGGGCAGAGCTGGTGCAGAGGCTGTCTGGAAAGCGTGATTCTGGAGAGTCGCTCATTTCTGCCGATGATGTCAGCAAGCTGACAGACATCCTCGCCAAGGGAGACCGCTATTCCCTGGGTGGTAATCCGTCAGAGAAGAAGTAGGCAGGTTTAGGCCGGCGGCCAGCCGGAAAAAAATGATCGTGTTCATCAAGGGGAGGAGTCAGAGTGCCAGAGCGTTTCGCCAGGCTTGTAGGAGCCATCCAGCATCTTTTTGAAGACATGGGAGTCGATGTCGTGGAGGAGCGGGTGCTGAATTTCATCCTCCAGGAGATCCATTGCGGCAAGACCCTGGAGGAGGCTCTCGACGAGCCCTATGTGGTAAACAACACCAAGCCGGCCTGGAGGCGCGAGATACTCGAGCGCCCGGAGATCATCAAGGCTGTTGAAGAAGAAGTTGACCGTACCTTTGAAGGACATAAGGGTGATTGTGGAAAGTGACCAGGGTATATTGCCACGAGTGCGGCTTCCAGAATACCGAGGAAGGCAAGTACTGCAGTAAGTGCGGTGCACTTCTCCCGGAGGAGGAAGCAGGCCCTGAGGCGACGATCCGCTTTTCTCCGGAGTCGGAAGAGCGCGAATCCGAATTTGACAGCCTCACCGAGGTGGCAAAGGAAGGCGTATCGCTGGTAGTACGGAGCGGGGGAGGCCTCGCGGGGGAGACCTTCGAGCCCGCTGGCCAGAAGACGACCATCGGCCGTCACCCTGACAGCGACATCTTCCTGGACGACATCACCGTTTCCCGAAACCACGCCGTGCTGATGCAGAAACCCGATGGATTCTATATCCAGGATCAGGACAGCCTCAACGGCACTTATGTGAACCGCGCGCGGGTAGAGACCCAGAAGCTCACAGACGGTGACCAGGTACAGATCGGGAAATACAAGCTAACCTACATCGAACGATGAGCGACGAAGGCGGCTCCAGCGCCACGAACAAGGCTCTCACGATAGGCGCTGTCGTAGAGCTTCTCAAGTCAGAGTTCTCTGACATCAGCATCAGCAAGATCCGATATCTCGAAGATGAGAAGCTGATCTCACCCAAACGGACAACAGGCGGTTACCGGCTTTTTTCCAAGGCCGACATCGAGCGGCTGCGAACTATCCTCTCCCTTCAGCGGGACGAATTCCTGCCGTTGAGGGTCATCCGGCAGGAGCTTTCCCGCAAAGGTACGGTAGCGGTCAGGCCAGCCAGCGGCAGGCGATTCAAGAAAGTCAGCCTGAAGGCGCCAGCTGCGTCTGATACCAAGAGCTATACCCTGGATGAGGCCCTGGAAGCCTCAGGGGCCGAAGGCGAGCTTGTTCGTGAACTCGAGGAGTACGGGCTTATCAGCGGTGTGTCGACCGGCGGCACCCGCCGGTACGACCAGACAGACGTCGAGGTCATGGCGGCGGCGTCAGACCTGGCGCAGTATGGAGTCGGCGCCCGCAACCTCAGGACGCTCAAGAGTTCAGTAGACCGCGAGTCGGCGCTGCTGCTGCAGATCCTCTCGCCGACCCTGCGCTCGCAGAATCCGCAGTCACGAAAAGAGGGCGTTGCTGCACTCGAGAACCTGGCGACGGTATCCTCATATCTCAAGCATCTGCTTCTTATAAAAGACCTGAGAAATTACACAGCGTCTTTGACCAAATGATAGATAATTAGTCAATTCAATGGACGTGCCCACGCGTCCGCAAACTGCTGAAAGGAGCAAAGGATTCATGGATCTGGCCGCAAAGATTAGAGACATCCCCGATTTTCCCAAGGAGGGGATCCTTTTCAAGGATATAACCCCGCTGCTTCAGGACGCGGAATCGCTGAGGTACGCCATCGACCAGCTGGCGGAGTTCGGAGTGGGGAAGAAGATCGATGTCGTAGTCGGCGCCGAAGCCAGGGGGTTCATCCTTGGCGCCGCCCTGGCATACACCCTGGGGGCAGGTTTTGTGCCCGCCAGAAAGCCTGGAAAACTGCCGTTTCTTACCGTCGCGGCCGAGTATGACCTCGAATACGGAACCGATAGCCTGGAAGTCCATAACGACGCCATCGTCCCGGGAACCAGAGTCCTGGTGCACGACGACCTGCTGGCAACCGGGGGAACCGCCCGCGCCAAGTGCGACCTGGTAGAGAAGCTGGGTGGCGAAGTGGTGGGGGTGACCTTTATCGTCGAATTGTCGTTCCTTGGCGGCCGCGAGAAGCTCAAGGAGTACGATATCCTGAGTCTGATAACTTTCGACGGCGAGTAGGCAGCCTCGACGGGCAGCAGGAGCAGAAAAATAATGAGGAATCCGGAGGTGCTCGTTAGAGCGCCTCCTTTTTCTTAACGGTAGATCTCGGCGCTGATGTAGCCCACACCGGTGATGCCGATAGCCTGGGCGCTCGAGTATGAAAGATCGAGGATCCTTCCGCCAACATAAGGACCGCGGTCATTGATCCGGACAAAAACTGATCGCCCATTATGGGTCACCTTCAGCCAGGTGTTGAACGGCAGTGATTTGTGGGCGGCGGTATAGCCATACATGTTGTAGATCTCGCCATTGGCGGTCGTGTTCCCCTGAAATCCGGGACCATACCAGCTGGCCATGCCATTGAGGGCTATCCCGGAAGGCTGAAGTCCCGCAGGCGGTTCGTTGGATACGATCACGGAAGGTCCCATGACGCCGGTATAGATGCTGCCGGCATCGATCGATGCGGATTCCTCGGCAAGCCTCCTGAGCTCTTCTTCCTGTTCACGGGTCCGGGCCTGGGCCAGCTCAGCTGTCTGTCTGTCGATGCTGGATCTGCCGGTCGCGAGCTGATATTCCAGCTCCTTTTTCCGTGACTTGAGGGCGTTTGTGTCCCCAGCCTGGTCCTGTTTGAGGCTGTCTACACGCTCTCTGGCCTCGCGGACCGTGTCTGCTTCGGCTTTAACCCGCTTTACCAGGCGTTCGTCGTTTTCTGAAACCTTGCCAAGATATGCAAGACGGGCAAGCGCGTCAGTGAAGTCCTCGCTTGAAAGAGCTACCTCGTAAAAACTGGAATCCCCAAGCTTGTAGATGGCCGATATTCGGCCCTCGTACATCAGAAGCGTCGAATGATAACGGTCTTCAGCATAACGCAGCCGGTCAGTCGCGTCAGCAAGCTCCATACGGCGCTGATTGAGGTAGACTTCGGAGCTTGCGAGCCTGCTGTCGATGTCCGTCAGCTCCTGCCTGGCTTTCTCCATTTCCTGCTTTTCGGCCTCGATCCTGCCAGCGATGTCCTGAGAGCTGTTCTCAGCGCCTGCGACGGAGACAGCGATCAGCAGACTGCAGCAAATCGATGCAGCAAAAAGGATTATCGAAATCCGGGAATATTTTCGATCACTGATGATCTGTCGCATGACATTATTCCATTTCCCTAAAAAGGCCCTGAACTAACAGGGAACTCGAGCTATGCGCAATCCGTGGCATCTATCGACACGGACCGCAGAGAGTTTAGTACAAAAGAGGGGAGGTTTCACAGCGCTTGAGACAGAACAGGAAATTAATTTCTAAAGTTACATAACATATATTATCGTGCACGAATGGAGGAGGGCCGAAAAGCGCCGGGTAGGCCAGGACCTGCCGAACTGTCTGAATGGATTGCTTTTACAGGCATACTGCCTGTTCAGGGAGATTCTGCTGAATTACTGCAGCGCGAATCCGGACGGATACGGGGAAATGCCGGGATGTGGCATGAAAAGCGTTCTAGACTTGTTGGTCAAGCAAAGCGAGAATGCTTTCTGCAGCGGCGCCGAGATCGAATTTGTGTTCGATGCCGTCGCTGCGAAGCTGTACTTCAACCGTTCCATCGGCTACGGAGCGTTTGCCGACCGTGACCCTGACGGTGCAGCCAAGCAGCTCAGCGTCTGAGAACTTGGCTCCGGGCGAGATAACCCTGTCGTCGAATAATACCTCGGCGCCGGCCCCCATGAGCTCTGAGTAGAGCTTTTCAGCCATAGCCGTCTGCTGATTATCCTTGGGCTGCACCAGAAGCAGGTGGATGCTGAAGGGCGAGATGCTGGCAGGCCAGACGATGCCCTTGTCATCAGCAAGCTGTTCTACGGCCGCGGCAGCGATACGCGCCGGTCCGATGCCGTAGCTTCCCATTATGATCTTCTGCTCCTTGCCGTTCTCGTCCAGGAAGGTCGCATTCATCGGTTCGCTGTATTTGGTGCCCAGTTTGAAGATATTCCCTATCTCGATTACCTGCTCGATACTGAGGGGTTTGCCGCAGTGGGGGCAGGATTCATCAGCTTTTACGCGCCTGATGTCGGCAAGTTCGGCCTCGAAGTCATCACCGGTGACGACTCCCTTGAGGTGATATCCGGTCCTGTTGGCGCCAGTGACGAAAACACCTCGCTCCAGTGATTCGTCCGCGATCTTGCGGATATCCAGGCCGACAGGCCCGATAAATCCGGCCTCAGCGCCGGTCAGCTCCCTGATCTCTTCGGGCGTAGCCGGCCTGCTGGCGCCGATGACCCGGTTAAGCTTGGATTCCTGCAGTTCCTGGTCACCGCGGACCATGGCCAGTACCGGGCCATCATCGGTGACAAGAAGCACGGATTTAAGCAGCAGCGCCGGATCCAGCTTCAGGAATGCCGAGACTTCATCGATCGTGCGAGCATCAGGGGTCTCGATCTCCTCAATCCCGGTTTCAGGGAATACCGGCACTCCGGGGACCGACCTTGCCAGCTCCAAGTTCGCGGCATAGCCACAATTACAGAGAGCCACCTCGTCTTCACCGGCGGCGCTTGGCGCCATGAACTCGTGGGCGGTGGCGCCGCCCATCATGCCGGGATCGCTCTCGACCATGTAAAAACGGATGCCACAGCGCTTGAATATGCGGCTGTAGGCCTGGATATGCAGCTGATAGTTCTGCTCCAGCGCCTGTTCATCGGTATCGAAGCTGTAGGAGTCCTTCATAATGAACTCGCGCGTGCGCAGGATGCCGCTCTTGGGCCTGGCTTCATCCCGGAGCTTGGTCTGGATCTGATACCAGACCTGCGGCAGATCCTTGTAGGAGCGGATCTCCTTGGCCGCAAGCCAGGTGATGACTTCCTCATGGGTCATACCCAGGACCATGTCGCGGCCGCCGCGGTCCTTGAGGCGGAACATCTCATCGCCGATCTCGTCATAACGTCCGGTAGTCTGCCAGATCTCGGCCGGGTGCATGACCGGCATGGAAAGCTCCTGAGCGCCGATGGCGTTCATCTCTTCACGGATTATCCTGCAGATCTTCTCCATCACTCTCAGGCCCAGAGGCAGGTAAATGTATAGGCCGGCAGCCAGCTGCCGCACCAGGCCGGCGCGGACCATCAGCTTGTGGCTGATCGCCTCGGCCTCGGCCGGGTCTTCTTTGAGTGTCGGGAAGAATAATCTGGATGCTCTCATACCGGGACTAAGCCTAACGATTTTAGAAGGGAAAGTACAAGGAAATACTGAACAGCGGGGGCAACTTCTATTTGTGGGCCTTATCGATCTCTTCGAAAAGCGCGTCCACCAGTTCATCGGCGGGTACCTTGCGGATCGGTTCGCCATTGGCAAAGACCAGCCCCTCCCCCTTGCCTCCAGCGATGCCAAAATCAGCTCTCCGGGCTTCGCCGGGGCCATTGACCACGCAACCCATCACTGCTATTTCAATCACTTTGTCGTAATCACTCAGGCGCCGCTCAACTTCAAGGGCGATGCCCTCGACATCGATCTCGGTTCTGCCACAGGTCGGGCAGGAAATCAACTCGGGGCCATATTCTCTGAGGCCGAGACTGCGCAGGATCTCGTAAGCGACCCGTATCTCTTCCACGGGATCTGCCGTAAGCGAGACCCTGATGGTATCCCCCACTCCCTGCGCCAGTAGTGCACCGATGCCGACGGCGCTCTTGATGGAACCGGCCCAGCGGGTCCCGGCTTCGGTAACGCCAAGGTGGATTGGATGATCCAATAGCCTTCCCAGGGCCAGGTTTGCCTCGATGGTCTCGGTGACTGAAGAAGATTTGGCTGAGACCTTTAGTTCCTGGAAGTCGAGTTCCTCAAAAAGGGTTACATAATCGAGGATGGTCTCAACCAACGCCTGCACGAGATCCCGCTCGGCCAGCTCGCGTTTCTCTTTAGGCAGGGAGCCGGAATTGACGCCGATGCGCACTGGAATGCCGGCCTCGCGTGCTGCGTCTAACACCGCGGCAACCCGTTCGCGACTGCCGATGTTCCCGGGATTGATCCTGAGGCCGTCTGCGCCAGCTGCGACCGCGGCGATGGCCAGCTCCGCCTTGAAGTGGATATCGGCGACGACCGGCAGCGGCGATTCGGCCACGATCGCCGAAAGCGCCTCAACCGCGGCTTCGTCAGGGATGGCGACCCGCACGATCTCACAACCATATGCCGCCAGGCTACGGATCTGGCCTAGGGTGGCTTCGGCGTCGCGGGTATCGGTGTTAGTCATCGACTGGACCGCGACCGGCGCGCCACCGCCGACCGGGACGTTTCCTACCGTTATCTGCCTCTTGCTGGCCATCAGGGCTGCAGATCGAAACCGGTGGTCTGGATCCGTTCTATATCGTTCATGATGCCGGTCAGGAACAGAAGAGCAAAGAGCATCAGACCGACGATCGAAACTCTTTCGAAAACTTCCCGCCGTATCGGTGAACCCTTAATTTTTTCAAGTATATTGAACAGGACATGGCCGCCATCCAGGGGCAGGAATGGCAAGAGGTTGAAGATGGCCAGCTGCAGGCTGATAAAGCCGAGCACTGTGAGATAAACACTCCATCCCATCTCGACTGTCTTGGATGAAAATGCGACTATGCCAATCGGTGATGAAAGGTCCTTGCGGCTCTGCTCGCTTATAAAAAGGTTCTTGATTGCTATAAAAGTCTCACCGGTCATTTCCCAGAGCCTGGAAAAAGAAGATGAGACTGCTTCAGTGAATGGAAGGCCATGGTAGCCGACTACTTCGGCCTCGAAGACTATCCCCAGGATGCCCTCGCCGGTCTCTTCATTCCTGCCGATGGCCGCAGGAATCGTGAGTTGCTGATCGTCTCGCTCGACTACCAGGCTGATCGTCTGGTCGGGCCTGGAGCGCAGCTCTTCGCGTAGATCTTCAGGTCTGTCAGAGACTACTTCATTGATAGCCAGAACCCTGTCGCCGGGTTCGATGCCGGCGCGGTCGGCCCCGCTGTCAGCCTGGATGTCGGCGACGACAACAGTAGCCTCGTAGTCGGGGATCCCCTGCCAGAAAACAATGAAAAAGAACAGTCCCGCGAACAGCAGGTTCATTCCGGCCCCGGCGGAGATCACTATAATGCGCTGCCATACCGGCTTGGCGACATATGCCCTCGGTTTGACGTCATCGGGAAGCTCTTCTTCCCTGGTCATGCCCGAGATCTTCACATAACCGCCCAGAGGGATGAAGCCGATGCCATATTCGGTCTCGCCGATCTTCTTCTTCACGGCGGCCGGAGGAAAGCCCAGATAGAACTTTTCCGCCCGCATGCCAAACGCCTTGGCTGCGAGAAAATGCCCCAGCTCGTGCACAAGGATGAGGAATCCGATTCCAAGAACGGCGATTACTATGAACAGGAGTTTCAACATGAGGACTAGGTGGTGAAGGCTTCTGCCTGGCGGCGCGCCGCTGTATCGATCTCGGTGATATCCTCCAGCCCACTGATCGCGGACGCAAGCTCACCATCCATCGCCGCCAGCGTCTTCTCGATAACGGCGGGTATGTCCAGGAACCGGATCCGCCCTTCAAGGAATGCCGCGACGGCGATCTCGTTGGCCGCGTTCACGGCGATGGGTGCTCCGCCACCGCTCCTTCCGGCCTCGATTGCTATCTCGAGGCAGGGAAACGCATTCAGGTCAGGCTTGAAGAACGTCAGTTCGCCCTGCTCGATCAGGTCAAGCTGCGGCATGACCACAGGCAGGCGGTCGGGATAATTAAGGGCATAGGCTATCGGCAGTTTCATGCTGGGAAGGCCCATCTGCGCCAGTACCGACCCATCGCGGAAACGGGCCAGGGAATGGACGACGGATTGCGGATGAACGAGTACATCGATCTCATTATAGCCGACCCCGAAAAGATGGTGGGCTTCGATGACCTCAAGGCCCTTGTTCATCAGCGTGGCCGAATCGATGGAGATCTTGCTTCCCATCTTCCAGCGGGGATGGTTGAGGGCATCGTCCCGGGTGACCTTTTCCAGCTGGTCACGGCTGCGGCCGAAGAACGGACCTCCAGACGCGGTCAGGAAGATACGCTCGAGCCCTTCTTCCTGCCCCTGGATACACTGGAAGATGGCGCTGTGCTCACTGTCGACCGGCAGGATGCGGATCCCTCTCTGCCGGGCGGTCTCCATTATCAGCTCACCGGCCACCACCAGGCTCTCCTTGTTGGCGAGAGCCAGGTCTAAGCCCCGGTCCAGGGTGGCCATGGTCGCTTCCAGGCCGGCGGCGCCGACCACGGCGTTGAGGACGATATCACATTCGACCGACTCGATCAGACCACGGATGCATCCCGGCCCAGACAGCACAGAAGCGCCCGGTAGCTCATCGATAACCGTGCTGCCTGCGTTCTCATCGAGGATCGCCACATCATTCACACCAAAAGCTCTGGCCTGCTCGACCAGCTGCTTGTGGCTGGTGCCGGCGGCAAGTCCGGCTACTTCCAGGCCTTGTGTCTCCGATATGACCTCCAGCGCCTGCTTGCCGATGGAACCGGTCGATCCGAGTAAGAGTACTTTCTTCATCTAGCCTCCGTTGCCTACCATGGCGGTGACTACGTAAAAGGCGGCCACAGCGGCGAAGATGAGCGAGTCAAAACGGTCGAGGATGCCGCCGTGCCCGGGTATGATCGTACCCGCGTCCTTCACATGCGAAGCCCGCTTGATGTATGACTCAAAAAGATCGCCGAGGGGCGCGGCAATGGCAATGACCAGTCCGAGGACGAAGAACTGTCCGGATCCCATCCAGGGAAGTGATTTGCCGGCGATCAGCACGACTACTATCGTTCCGACGAAGCCTGCCAGGGTTCCCTCGATGGTCTTGTTAGGTGATATGACTGGTGAGATCGGCCGCTGGCCCAGGTAATGGCCTACTGCATACGCCACCGTGTCTGATGTCCAGGTAGCCAGCAATACGACGATGGCCAGGCTGATGCCGTAAGTCGGCGTGCGCAGCAGGATAACATGGGAAAAGCCTATCCCCACGTAGAAGGCGCCAAAGAACGTCACCGCCATCTCCCCCACCATCTCGGGTTTGAGGCCTCTGATGGCATGGAGGATGAAGGTAAGCGCGAAGAGGTAGATACAGCCCCGCATGGCGCCCTCCAGGCCTCCGGTATGGGCTCCGATGAGGATCAGCGCCGCGCCGCCGTAGCCGGCCAGCAGGTTGGGCTTGTAAGACCTGGTCATGCGGTAGAACTCGTGCAGGCCGAGGATGCTCAGAACAATCAGGGCGACCAGCAGCGGGATGCCGCCGGTATATACGACGATGAGGGCGAGGATGGCGCCGACGACGCCTACGAGTGCGCGGGTGATCAGCACCGTGGCCTACCTGGCTCCGAAGCGGCGCTGGCGCCTGCCGAATTCAGTCATAGCCTCGAGCAGGTCCTGCTCGTCGAAATCGGGCCAGAGTTTGTCTGAAAAATAGAGTTCACAATAAGCGCATTGCCAGAGGAGGAAGTTACTCACCCGCTGCTCGCCGCTGGTGCGGATCAGCAGCTCGGGATCGTGCATCTCGGGGGCGTAAAGATATTTGCTGAAGTCGACGTCCTCACCTGCCGCGAGACCATTGCCGGCCGCCGCCAGAGCGGCGTCGATGATCTCGGAACGGCCTCCGTAATTAAAAGCGATATATAGGGTCATGGTGCTGTTCTCCGCAGTCAGTCCTTCAGCCCATTCCATCTTTCCCAGCAGGCTGTCAGAAAGGCCCTGGCGCCTGCCGATGAACCTGACCCTGACATCCTGGCTCGCCAGTTCCGGGACTTCCTTGTCGATCAGTTCGCCGAACATCTTCATCAGGGCATCGACTTCCTGCGCCGGACGCTGCCAGTTCTCGGTTGAGAAAGCGTATACGGTGAGCTCCCTGATGCCGGCTTTGCGCGCGGCCTGGATCGTACGTTTGAGAGCTTTGGCGCCTTCACGGTGACCGGCGATGGCCGGCATGTGACGACGCGCTGCCCACCGCCCGTTGCCATCCATGATGATGGCTATGTGCCGGGGCGTGTTTTCCGCATCTAATAAAAAATCTTCGCTTGCAGCCCTGCTCCGGCGAAGATTTCCAAGAAGGTTACGCAAAGTAGCCATCACACCTCCAGGATCTCACCTTCCTTGTGCTTCAGCATCTCATCGATCTTCTCGATATGCTTGTCAGTCACTTTCTGGAATTCTTCCTTGGTGCGGCGCAGATCGTCCTCGGAGATCTCGCCTTCCTTCTGCAACTCTTCGATATCGTGGAGGACGTGACGGCGGATGTTACGCACCGCCACCCGGCCGTTCTCCGCCAGGCCCTTTACCACCTTGACCAGCTCGCGCCGGCGTTCCTCAGTCAGCTCCGGGATATTCAGGCGGATGACATTGCCGTCGTTGTTGGGGTTCAGACCCAGCTCTGACTCCATGATCGCGTGTTCGATCTCTTTCATGGCCGACTTGTCGTAAGGCGTGATGACCAGCAGCCTTGCTTCGGGCGCACTGAGGTTGGCAAGCTGCTTGAGCGGGGTCTTGCTCCCGTAGTAATCGACTATTATTCGGTCCAGAAGGGCGGTGGATGCCCTGCCTGTCCGGATAGTGTTGAACTCGTTGTGGGTAGCGACCACAGCCTTGTCCATGCGGTCGATTCCGTCTGTGAGAAACTCCTGGACCATCTCGTTCATCTGGCCTCCCTGGCGCTTCCTTGGGCTTACTTTGCTTACTGGTTATTTCGCCGGTGAGCTTACTATAGTTCCGGCTTTTTCGCCAGAAAGCACCCGCTGGATGTTCATCTCGTCAGTCATGTTGAAGACGTGGATCGGCAGGTTGTTATCCATGCAAAGTGACAGGGCGGTAGTGTCCATCACCCTGAGTCCGCGTTCGATAGCCTCCAGATGCGTCACTTCCGGCAGGAAGACGGCGTCGGGATTGGTTTCGGGATCCGAATCGTAGACCCCGTCAAAACTGCGCTTTGCCATCATGATAGCCTCGGCGCCGATCTCCAGCGCCCGCAGGGCTGAAGCGGTATCTGTGGTGAAATATGGATTGCCGGTGCCGGCGGCGAAGATCACGATCCTCTTCTTCTCCAGATGCCGGATAGCCCGGCGCCGGATGTAGGGCTCAGCGACTTCCTGCATGTGGATCGCCGACTGCACGCGGGTATCAAGGCCCAGCTTTTCCATTCCATCCTGAAGTGCCAGCGCATTAAGCACCGTCGCGATCATGCCCATATAGTCGCCGGTGGCGCGGTCCATGCCACGGGTGCTGCCGGCTACGCCGCGGAATATGTTGCCCGCGCCGACGACGATGGCGATCTCGACGCCGCGTTTCCAGGTGGTATGAACCTGGTTGGCTATATCGGATATCTTGTCCGGGTCGATGCTGAGCATGTCCTCGCCCTGCAGCGCCTGGCCTGACAGCTTTATCAGTACCCGTTTGAAAACGGCCGGCTCACCGGCAAAGTCCTGGTGGCAAGCCGATTTGGAGTCAGGCGTCAACTGTCCTTGCCCAGCTCGAAGCGAACGAAGCGCCTGATGCCGATGTTCTCGCCGATCTTGCCGACGATCTCTCCGAGGAGCTGTTCGATCGTCAGTTTGTCATCCCTGACGAACGGCTGCTCAAGCAGGCAGACCTGCTCGTAATATTTGTCGAGCTTGCCGGCGGCGATCTTTTCGAGGATGTTGTCCGGCTTGCCGGTCGCCCTGGCCTGGTCCTTGTAGATCGCCATCTCGGCTTCGACGACGTCAGCAGGAACGTCTTCGCGGCTTATATATTTGGGAGCCGCGGCAGCGATATGCATGGCTATGTCATGGACGAAGGTCTTGAAGTCATCATTCATGGCAACGAAATCGGTCTCGGAATTAACCTCTACCAGGACGCCGATCTTGCCGCCCATGTGGATGTAGCTGTCGACCAGCCCCTCATTGGCGGCACGGCCGCTTCGCTTGGCGGCATCCGCCAGGCCTTTGGTGCGGAGCAGTTTGACTGCTTCCTCATGGTTGCCTTCACATTCGGCGAGGGCCTTCTTGCAGTCCATCATGCCCGCTCCAGTCACCTCGCGGAGTTCCTTTACTTCCTTGGCGCTAACTGCCACTTTCCACCTCACTGTTCTCTTCCGGAGCCTTTTCCTTTTTGGCGGCCGGTTTATCTGTAATGGCTGATGTGTCTTCCTTTGGAGCCGGTTTCGACGCTACCTTCGGCGCCGGCTTGGCTGCAGCGGCGCTCTTTGCCGGTTTCGGTTTTGAAGGACCCTTGGGCCTGGTGCCTGATTTTGGCTTGCCAGCCGGCTTGCCGCCGCCTCTCTGAGCGGTTTTTCTGTCAGCGGGAGCCGTCTCACCGGCTGCGGCTGCGGCATCGGCTGCGGCTTTCGCGGCTACGGCAGCTTCAGCAGCCGCTTTGGCTGCCGCTTCAGCTGCTGCCTTGCCAGCGATCATCTCTTTCTCGGTGAACATCTGCTTGCCCTCGACTGCGGCTTCAGCCAGCGCGCGGATGATAAGTCCACAGGACCTGATCGCGTCATCGTTGCCGGGTATGACGTAGTCGACCTCGTTGGGATCACAGTTGGTATCCACGAGCGCCACGATGGGAAGTTTCAGCTTGCGGGCTTCCTTGATGACGATAGCCTCGCGGCGAGGGTCGATCACGAACACAGCCGCGGGCAGCTTGTCCATATCCGAGACGCCGCCCAAGTTGGTCTCCAGTTTCTTCAGCTCCGCCAGCAGGTTCATCTGCTCGCGGGTTGGAAGCAGCTCAAGCTGCCCTTCCTCACGAAGCCGGCGCAGCTCATGCATGCGCTTGATGCGATGCGAGATGGTACTGTAATTGGTGAGCAGGCCGCCGAGCCAGCGATGGGAAACATAAGGCATCCCGGAACGCTGTGCTTCTTCGGCGATTGTGTCCTGACACTGCTTCTTGGTGCCGACGAATAGCACTTTCCTGCCGTTGGCTGTCAGGTCCTTGATGAAGTCATACGCATCATCGATCAGCCTTATGGTCTTCTGCAGGTCGATGATGTAGATGC
Proteins encoded:
- a CDS encoding site-2 protease family protein yields the protein MLKLLFIVIAVLGIGFLILVHELGHFLAAKAFGMRAEKFYLGFPPAAVKKKIGETEYGIGFIPLGGYVKISGMTREEELPDDVKPRAYVAKPVWQRIIVISAGAGMNLLFAGLFFFIVFWQGIPDYEATVVVADIQADSGADRAGIEPGDRVLAINEVVSDRPEDLREELRSRPDQTISLVVERDDQQLTIPAAIGRNEETGEGILGIVFEAEVVGYHGLPFTEAVSSSFSRLWEMTGETFIAIKNLFISEQSRKDLSSPIGIVAFSSKTVEMGWSVYLTVLGFISLQLAIFNLLPFLPLDGGHVLFNILEKIKGSPIRREVFERVSIVGLMLFALLFLTGIMNDIERIQTTGFDLQP
- the ispG gene encoding flavodoxin-dependent (E)-4-hydroxy-3-methylbut-2-enyl-diphosphate synthase, with the translated sequence MMASKRQITVGNVPVGGGAPVAVQSMTNTDTRDAEATLGQIRSLAAYGCEIVRVAIPDEAAVEALSAIVAESPLPVVADIHFKAELAIAAVAAGADGLRINPGNIGSRERVAAVLDAAREAGIPVRIGVNSGSLPKEKRELAERDLVQALVETILDYVTLFEELDFQELKVSAKSSSVTETIEANLALGRLLDHPIHLGVTEAGTRWAGSIKSAVGIGALLAQGVGDTIRVSLTADPVEEIRVAYEILRSLGLREYGPELISCPTCGRTEIDVEGIALEVERRLSDYDKVIEIAVMGCVVNGPGEARRADFGIAGGKGEGLVFANGEPIRKVPADELVDALFEEIDKAHK
- a CDS encoding MerR family transcriptional regulator; protein product: MSDEGGSSATNKALTIGAVVELLKSEFSDISISKIRYLEDEKLISPKRTTGGYRLFSKADIERLRTILSLQRDEFLPLRVIRQELSRKGTVAVRPASGRRFKKVSLKAPAASDTKSYTLDEALEASGAEGELVRELEEYGLISGVSTGGTRRYDQTDVEVMAAASDLAQYGVGARNLRTLKSSVDRESALLLQILSPTLRSQNPQSRKEGVAALENLATVSSYLKHLLLIKDLRNYTASLTK
- a CDS encoding FHA domain-containing protein, encoding MTRVYCHECGFQNTEEGKYCSKCGALLPEEEAGPEATIRFSPESEERESEFDSLTEVAKEGVSLVVRSGGGLAGETFEPAGQKTTIGRHPDSDIFLDDITVSRNHAVLMQKPDGFYIQDQDSLNGTYVNRARVETQKLTDGDQVQIGKYKLTYIER
- a CDS encoding adenine phosphoribosyltransferase, which translates into the protein MDLAAKIRDIPDFPKEGILFKDITPLLQDAESLRYAIDQLAEFGVGKKIDVVVGAEARGFILGAALAYTLGAGFVPARKPGKLPFLTVAAEYDLEYGTDSLEVHNDAIVPGTRVLVHDDLLATGGTARAKCDLVEKLGGEVVGVTFIVELSFLGGREKLKEYDILSLITFDGE
- a CDS encoding proline--tRNA ligase yields the protein MRASRLFFPTLKEDPAEAEAISHKLMVRAGLVRQLAAGLYIYLPLGLRVMEKICRIIREEMNAIGAQELSMPVMHPAEIWQTTGRYDEIGDEMFRLKDRGGRDMVLGMTHEEVITWLAAKEIRSYKDLPQVWYQIQTKLRDEARPKSGILRTREFIMKDSYSFDTDEQALEQNYQLHIQAYSRIFKRCGIRFYMVESDPGMMGGATAHEFMAPSAAGEDEVALCNCGYAANLELARSVPGVPVFPETGIEEIETPDARTIDEVSAFLKLDPALLLKSVLLVTDDGPVLAMVRGDQELQESKLNRVIGASRPATPEEIRELTGAEAGFIGPVGLDIRKIADESLERGVFVTGANRTGYHLKGVVTGDDFEAELADIRRVKADESCPHCGKPLSIEQVIEIGNIFKLGTKYSEPMNATFLDENGKEQKIIMGSYGIGPARIAAAAVEQLADDKGIVWPASISPFSIHLLLVQPKDNQQTAMAEKLYSELMGAGAEVLFDDRVISPGAKFSDAELLGCTVRVTVGKRSVADGTVEVQLRSDGIEHKFDLGAAAESILALLDQQV
- a CDS encoding septal ring lytic transglycosylase RlpA family protein codes for the protein MELADATDRLRYAEDRYHSTLLMYEGRISAIYKLGDSSFYEVALSSEDFTDALARLAYLGKVSENDERLVKRVKAEADTVREARERVDSLKQDQAGDTNALKSRKKELEYQLATGRSSIDRQTAELAQARTREQEEELRRLAEESASIDAGSIYTGVMGPSVIVSNEPPAGLQPSGIALNGMASWYGPGFQGNTTANGEIYNMYGYTAAHKSLPFNTWLKVTHNGRSVFVRINDRGPYVGGRILDLSYSSAQAIGITGVGYISAEIYR